CCCCTGGGGGAGTAGCGGGTGCCCCAGTGCTCCGCGTACTGGGCCACCAGATAGAGGCCGCGGCCCCCTTCGTCGGTGTCCTCGGCCCGGCGCAGATAGGGCGAGGTGCTGCTGCCGTCGGAGACCTCGCAGACCAGGGTGCCGGTGTGCAGCAGACGTACGTGGAGGGGCTCCGCGCCGTAGCGGACCGCGTTGGTGATCAGTTCGCTCAGGATGAGCTCGGTGCCGAACGTCAGGTGGTCGAGGCCCCACTCCGACAGGGCACGGGCGCAGGCCCTGCGTACCGGGCCCACGGCCGCGGGGTCGCGGGGGACGTCCCATTCGGCCACGCGCGAGGGGTCGAGCCGCAGGGTTCCGGCCACCAGGAGGGCCACGTCGTCGGCGGGCTTGTCGGGCAGCAGCTCCTCGATCACCCCGGCGCAGAGGGCTTCCGGCGTACGCCGCCCTCCGGCGAGTGCCGCGCACAGTGCGTCGAAGCCCGCGTCGAGGTCGCGCTCGCGGTTCTCGATCAGCCCGTCCGTGTAGAGCACCAGCCGGGAGTTCTCGGGGAGGGTCAGCTGCGCGGTCTCGAAGGGCAGACCGGCGCCGAGGCCCAGCGGCGGCGAGACCGGCGGGCGCCACAACTCCACCGAGCCGTCCGGGTGGACCACGGCCGGGGGCAGATGGCCCGCCGTGGCGACGGCCGCCTTGCCGGACACCGAGTCGTAGACGAGGTACAGACAGGTGGCGCCGGTGATCCCCGGGCCCGCGCCTTCGGGGCTCTCGTCCTGGGCGTCGATCCGTGCCACGAGTTCGTCCAGATTGCTCAGCAGCTCGTCGGGGGACAGGTCCAGGGCCGAGAAGTTGTGCACGGCGATACGCAGCCGCCCCATCGTGGCCGCCGCGTGCAGCCCGTGGCCGACCACGTCGCCGACGACCAGGGCCACCCGCGCTCCCGGCAGCGGGATGACGTCGAACCAGTCCCCGCCGACGCCCGCCTGAGCGGGCAGATAACGAGAGGCCACCTCCAGGGCGTCCTGCTGGGGCAGGCCGCGCGGCATCAGATTGCGTTGCAGGGTGACCGCCATCGCGTGCTCGCGCGTGTAGCGACGGGCGTTGTCGATACACACCGCGGCACGGCTGACCAGCTCCTCGGCGAAGGACAGGTCCTCCTCGTCGAACGCAGGTGAACCCTCCGCGCGCCAGAAGTCGACCAGGCCGAGCACCACGCCGCGGGCCTGTACGGGGACCACGGCCAGGGAGTGGATTCCGTACTCCAGGATGCGGCGGGCGCGTTCCGGGTCCTGGGCCTGCCAGCGCCCGGCCGAGGCGAGTTCCGGCTCCAGCGTGGAGCGGCCGCCCTCGGCGCTCAGGGCCATGGGGGTGCCGGGCCTGAAGCGGATCAGTTCGCCGACCGGGTAGAGGGGATGGCGTTCGGTCAGACCGGAGATCGCCGTCCGCCGCATCTCGGTGCTGGTGCCGGTCGGCTCCTCGCCGCGCAGGACCGGGTCCAGGAGTTCCACGGTGACGACGTCGGCGAACCGGGGAGCCGCCACCCGCGCCAGCTCCTCGGCCGTGCGCACCACGTCCAGCGTGGTGCCGACCTGGGTACCGGCGTCGTAGAGGAGCTTCAGACGTTCCCGGGCCACCTCGGCGCGGCCGGACAGGGACCGCAGCTCGGTGGTGTCACGCAGGGTCACCACGGATCCCGGATGGCCGCCGAAGGGAGTGGTGGAGCGCTTGTTGAGGGCCAGCAGCCGCTCGCCCGCCAGGTGGACCTCGTCGGTGGCCAGCCGGTCCGAGGTGAGGAACCCTGCGGTACCGGCGTCCAGTCCCACATCGGTCACCGGCCGTCCCTCCGCGTCCGGCGGCAGGTCGAGCAGTCTGCGCGCCTCGTCGTTGGCGAGGAGCAGCCGCTCGTCCCGGCCGATGATCAGGACGCCCTCGCGTACCGCGTGCAGGACCGCGTCGTGATGCTCGTACATACGTGTCATCTCGGCCGGTCCCAGGCCATGGGTCTGGCGCCGGAGCCGACGGCTCACCAGTCCCGTCCCGCCCGCGCTGAGGGCCAGCGCCCCGGCCGCGCTGGCCAGGAAGAGCGGCACCTGCTGGTTGACCGAGCTCTCCACCTTCTCCACGGTGACGGGCGCCGAGACGATGGCGACGACGTTTCCCGAGGAGTCCTTGACCGGTGCCGCGGAGATCACGGACCGGCCGAGGGCGCCGTCGAAGGTCCTGGTGAAGGACTTGCCCCCGGCGGCCTCGGCGTACGGGCCGATGACGTGCTTGCCGAGCTGGCTGGTGTCGCTGTGGGTGAGGGTGATGCCGTCGAGCTTGTACACGATCAGCGCGTCGACGCCCGAGGCCTTGCGGGCCTCCTCGGCGAGCGGTTGCAGCCGCTTGGTGGGGTTGTCGCTGTTCAGGGCTTCCACGATCCCGGGGGCGTGGGCGAAGGACTGGGCTGCCGCGACGGTCCGGTGCCGGGCGTCCGTCATGGTGTTGCGGCGGGCCTGGACGACCAGGGCCAGCAGGGCGGCCGCGACGAGCAGGATCACGAGCACCAGTTGGAGGAGGAACACCTCGCGGGCGACGCTGCCTCTGGTCAGCCAGGACATCCAGTGCGCCGGGCCGCTGCCGGGGCTGCTGCCGGATCCGGGGCCGGGGTCAGGGTCGGACGAGCGGGCGTCGTCGCCGGCGCCGTCGAGTGGTGCCGGTTTCGACGCGGCGGATCTTTTGGGCCACCGGATCAGGCGACGGTACACAGGAGCCAGATATCCACCCATATGGCATTTCTATCTCTTTGAGCTGTTTCGGGGCGAAGGTAGCGAAGTGTTCCCCACCCGGATGTGCCCAGAAGCCCCGGAAATACCGGATGGCCGCGCCCTGCGCCGCCCTGCCCCGCGCCAGGTGCCCGCCGCACAAAGTGCCCGGCGGCCGTCCGTGCGGGACGGCCGCCGGGCCTGCGGCCGGATTGGTCGGGGCCGGCCGGGTCGGGAGGGGGCGCGGGTCAGTGCGGCAGTCCCACGGCCCGTTCGCCGCTGCGCCGCTGCTGGATGGCGACAGCCGCGACGAGGAGCGCGCCCTGGGCGACGTTCTGCCAGAAGGAGTTGATGCCCTCGACGGTGAGCCCGTTCTCCAGGCAGCCGAGCAGCGCGACCGCCAGCAGGGTGCCGCCGATACCGCCCTTGCCGCCCTTGAGCGCGGCGCCGCCGAGCGCGGCCGCGGTGATCGCCTTGAGTTCGAGACCTTCACTGCCGGAGACCGGCTGGCCCGATCCGGTACGCGCGGTCAGCAGGATTCCGGCGATCGCGGCCACCACCCCGATCAGGGCGTAGACACAGATCAGATACTTGTTGATCTTGATTCCGGCGAGGCGGGCGGCGGTGTCGTTGCCGCCGATGGCGTACAGGTTGCGGCCGATGTCGGTGTACTTGAGCAGCAGGTGCACACCGACCGCGACGACGACCAGAATCCACACCATCACCGGGAGCCCCGCGATCTTTCCGCGGCCGAGGAAGACGAAGACGTCGTCGTTGAGGACATAGCCCTGTGCGCGGCCGCCGGAGAAGAGCTGGGCGACACCCTTGTAGGCGGCCAGGCCCGCGAGGGTGGCGATGGTCGGGTTGACCCGTCCGTACACGATGATCAGGCCGTTCAGCACCCCGATCAGGATGCCGACGCCCGCCGCGGCGGCCATGCCGAGCAGGGCGTTGGAGCCGGTGCTGGTGAAGACCATGGCGCTGACCACCGAGGCGACGCCGACCTGCGAGCCGACCGAGATGTCCAGGCCGCCGCAGATGATCACCACGGTCTGGACGATGGCGAGCAGACCGGTGATGGTGGCCGCCTCGGCGACGACCTGCATGTTGTCCAGGCTCAGATAGTTGTCGTTGAGGATCCCGAACAGGGCCAGTACGGCGACCAGTGCGCCGACGAGAGAGAGGTTCTGCCCGCCGATGCCGCTGAGCAGTCTCGGTACGTCGAGCGAACGGGCGCCGCCCGTCGGCTTGTTCAAGGCCGGGGGAGGAGTGCTGGTGAGGGTCATGACGTGGCTCCAGGGGCGGCCTTGGCCAGGTCGTCTGCCATGGCCAGTTCGAGGATGGATGCTTCGTCGGCTTCGCCGCGGTCGAGTTCGCCGGTGATCCGCCCGCCCTGCATGACGACCACCCGGTCCGCCAGGCCGAGGAGTTCGGGCAGTTCGGAGGAGATGACGAGCAGCGCCACGCCCTCTTCCGCGAGGTCGGCGATGATCTGGTAGATCTCGGCCTTGGCGCCGACGTCGATACCGCGGGTGGGCTCGTCCAGGATCAGCACCTTCGGCCGGTGGGCGAGCCAGCGCGCGAGGACGACCTTCTGCTGGTTTCCGCCGGAGAGCTTGCGCACCTCGTGGCGGATCGACGGGGCGCGTACGCGAAGCCGGTCGCTGTACTGCTGCGCCAGTTCCCGCTCCGCCGTACGCCGGACGAAGCGAAAGCGCCGCAGCCGGTCGAGTACGACCAGCGAGGTGTTGTCGCGGATCGACTGCTGGAGGAACAGGGCCTGCGCCTTGCGCTCCTCGGGGGCCAGGCCGAGCCCGGCCCGGATCGCGGCGCCGGGACGTCCGCCGGGGAGGGACTGTCCGTCGAGCGTGACGGTGCCGCCGCGCACGGGCAGATCTCCCGCGAGCGCCAAGGCGAGTTCGGAACGCCCCGCCCCGACGAGCCCCGCCAGACCGACGACTTCACCGGCCCGGACCTGCAGGGAAATGTCCGTCACCGCGTCGGTGGTGACGTTCTTGACGTCGAGTACGACGCGGTCGGTGGCCACCCGCTGCCGTACGAACATCCCGGCGAGGTCGCGCCCCACCATCAGGCGGACCAGCTCGCGTTCGTTGGTGGCGGCCGCTTCCTGCACGCCGACGAGGCGCCCGTCGCGCAGTACGGCGATGCGGTCGGCGAGCCGGAAGATCTCCTGCATGCGGTGGGACACGTAGACCAGGGCGATGCCCTCGTCGCGCAGGCGGCGGATGAGCGCGAAGAGCGCCTCCACCTCGTGTTCGGAGAGCGAGGAGGTCGG
This is a stretch of genomic DNA from Streptomyces sp. NA04227. It encodes these proteins:
- a CDS encoding SpoIIE family protein phosphatase; its protein translation is MSWLTRGSVAREVFLLQLVLVILLVAAALLALVVQARRNTMTDARHRTVAAAQSFAHAPGIVEALNSDNPTKRLQPLAEEARKASGVDALIVYKLDGITLTHSDTSQLGKHVIGPYAEAAGGKSFTRTFDGALGRSVISAAPVKDSSGNVVAIVSAPVTVEKVESSVNQQVPLFLASAAGALALSAGGTGLVSRRLRRQTHGLGPAEMTRMYEHHDAVLHAVREGVLIIGRDERLLLANDEARRLLDLPPDAEGRPVTDVGLDAGTAGFLTSDRLATDEVHLAGERLLALNKRSTTPFGGHPGSVVTLRDTTELRSLSGRAEVARERLKLLYDAGTQVGTTLDVVRTAEELARVAAPRFADVVTVELLDPVLRGEEPTGTSTEMRRTAISGLTERHPLYPVGELIRFRPGTPMALSAEGGRSTLEPELASAGRWQAQDPERARRILEYGIHSLAVVPVQARGVVLGLVDFWRAEGSPAFDEEDLSFAEELVSRAAVCIDNARRYTREHAMAVTLQRNLMPRGLPQQDALEVASRYLPAQAGVGGDWFDVIPLPGARVALVVGDVVGHGLHAAATMGRLRIAVHNFSALDLSPDELLSNLDELVARIDAQDESPEGAGPGITGATCLYLVYDSVSGKAAVATAGHLPPAVVHPDGSVELWRPPVSPPLGLGAGLPFETAQLTLPENSRLVLYTDGLIENRERDLDAGFDALCAALAGGRRTPEALCAGVIEELLPDKPADDVALLVAGTLRLDPSRVAEWDVPRDPAAVGPVRRACARALSEWGLDHLTFGTELILSELITNAVRYGAEPLHVRLLHTGTLVCEVSDGSSTSPYLRRAEDTDEGGRGLYLVAQYAEHWGTRYSPRGKTIWTSQSYGLEVTPAADESADDVLSKWDDLEP
- a CDS encoding ABC transporter permease yields the protein MTLTSTPPPALNKPTGGARSLDVPRLLSGIGGQNLSLVGALVAVLALFGILNDNYLSLDNMQVVAEAATITGLLAIVQTVVIICGGLDISVGSQVGVASVVSAMVFTSTGSNALLGMAAAAGVGILIGVLNGLIIVYGRVNPTIATLAGLAAYKGVAQLFSGGRAQGYVLNDDVFVFLGRGKIAGLPVMVWILVVVAVGVHLLLKYTDIGRNLYAIGGNDTAARLAGIKINKYLICVYALIGVVAAIAGILLTARTGSGQPVSGSEGLELKAITAAALGGAALKGGKGGIGGTLLAVALLGCLENGLTVEGINSFWQNVAQGALLVAAVAIQQRRSGERAVGLPH
- a CDS encoding sugar ABC transporter ATP-binding protein, with product MTRAPDPPTGSGPPSAPHGAPAPQGAVGVHGITKRFGPVQALSGVTLDFPSGQVTALMGENGAGKSTLLKILTGDHRPTEGHLTVDGERIDLGSPADARAAGIRIIPQEPEIIPHVSVAENVYAGSLPRKRGRVLNRAELHRRITEDLARLGFAEVLDPRLLGSRLTPAQRQLVEIMRALTGDTPPRLIAFDEPTSSLSEHEVEALFALIRRLRDEGIALVYVSHRMQEIFRLADRIAVLRDGRLVGVQEAAATNERELVRLMVGRDLAGMFVRQRVATDRVVLDVKNVTTDAVTDISLQVRAGEVVGLAGLVGAGRSELALALAGDLPVRGGTVTLDGQSLPGGRPGAAIRAGLGLAPEERKAQALFLQQSIRDNTSLVVLDRLRRFRFVRRTAERELAQQYSDRLRVRAPSIRHEVRKLSGGNQQKVVLARWLAHRPKVLILDEPTRGIDVGAKAEIYQIIADLAEEGVALLVISSELPELLGLADRVVVMQGGRITGELDRGEADEASILELAMADDLAKAAPGATS